In Mycoplasmopsis meleagridis, the genomic stretch TTGGGGATGAAAATGGTGCGCAAGGATTTAATTTCTCTAATTTTCAAGAAACAGATTTCGGCGGAATGTTTAAAGATATATTTTCTCAATTTACTGGCGGTTTTGCTTCGAGAAGAAATCGACAAACTGGGCCATTGAAGGGTGAAAACATACATGTAAGTATGGAAATAAGTTTTATTGATGCCGTTTTGGGTAAAGAAGTGCCTTATGAATTTGAAAAATGAGTTCTTTGTGACTTATGTAACGGAAGCGGGGCTAAGAATTCTAGTGATGTTGTTACTTGTTCTACATGTAATGGAAATGGTTTTACTCAAAAAATTCAAAGAAGCTTTTTTGGTGAACAAATTATTCAATCCGTTTGCCAAACATGTTCAGGCAAAGGAAAAATTATTAAAGAAAAATGCCCTAAATGTCATGGACATGTTTATAACAAAGTTAATAAAAAAGTTACGCTTTTAATAAAACCTGGAACAGTAAATGGTGATGAACTTAAACTTGATGGTTATGGAGAAAAAGGAATAAACGGCGGACCAGTTGGCGATATGTTTATCCAATTAAAAGTAAAAAATCATGAATTTTATCATCGTGATAAATTAAATATAGTAGCAGAAATGGATGTTTCTTTTATTGATATTTTGTGTGAAAAAAACATCAAAGTTCCTTCTCCTTATGGTCCTATTGATTTAAAACTAAAAAATAGTTATAAAGATGGGCAAAAAATTATTCTCAAAAATAAAGGTATAAAAAGATCTAATAGTGTCGGTGATTATATAATTCATCTTAACATTATTATCCCTGATCTTTCTGGAAGAGATTTAAAAAATCTTAATCAATTTTTAGAAGATGTAAAAGATAATTCTAATGAACAATTTATTAAAAAAATTGAAAAGATTAAATAATGAAAAAAATAAATCCTTATTCACTAAAAGCCCTTAAAAACAGCTTAATTCAAAAAGATGACAATTTTAAACAAGACTGAGAAAAATTTTCTAAATTAGTTAACGAAGAAGAATTTTGAAAAAAATATAATAATGAATTTGATAGAAAAAGAAAAAACGTCAAATTACTTGCGAAAAAAATTTCGTCAATAGAACTAAATGATATTAATGAAACTTTAGATTTTGCAAATGAAATAGAAAAAGAATTAAATAAAGAAAAAAACAATATTTATACTTATATCGATTTTTCATCTCACGAATTAAATAGCGTTATTGAAAAATTAAATGATAATGATGACAATTCATTTCTTGCTTACGAGCATGAAATTAATTTAGATGAAATTAATCAAAATAATAACGAAGAAACAACCGTAATAGAAATAAAAGGCAACATAAAAATCAATTAGTCCATTGCTTTTATTTTTGCCTTTTATTTTATATTAATATAAAATTATGTAATATTAAAGTTTAAGCCTATATTGAAGGAGTGCTATGAGTAGAATTAATATTGCAATTGACGGTCCCTCTGGCGCTGGAAAGTCAACTGTTTCTAATGAACTTGCTAAACGTTTAGGATATATTTTTGTTAACACTGGAAGTTTTTATAGAGCAGTTGCTTTTTACTTACTAAACTTGAATATAGACTTAAATAATCAAGAACTTGTTAAACAGCACTTACATGACCTTGCAAATAAACATTCTATTACTATTGATAATAAAGAGCACATATATTTAAACGGACAAAATATAACTAATGAAATACGTGCTGATCAAATTTCTAAAGCATCTTCAAAAATTGCAACTTATCCTTTTATTAGAGAATATGTAGTTAACGCAATACAATCAATTACTAAGACTAGTAAAGGCTATATTATGGATGGAAGGGATACAACTTTTAGAATTATGCCTTTCGCGGAAGTTAAAATTTTTCTTACAGCTTCTTCTGAAGAGAGAACTAAAAGAAGAATTAAACAAAATGAAGAACTTGGATATATAACTGACTATAATACAGTCTTAAGCGAAATAAAAGCCAGAGATTTTCAAGATACTCATCGTTTGGTCGATCCATTACATAAAGTTGAAGATGCTATCGAAATTGATTGTACCAACATGACTTTCGAAGAAGTAGTTCAATCGATTATTGAAATAGTAAATCAAAAGGTTCTTAATGGCTAAAAACACAATTGCAATTATAGGTAAACCTAATGTAGGCAAAAGCACTCTTTTCAATAGGTTAATAGGTAAAAAAATATCTATTATTTATGATCGCCCAGGCATTACAAGGGATAGATTATATGAAAAATTTACTTGAAATGGAAAAGAAATTAGATTAATTGATACTGGCGGTATTGAAATCGAAAATAAACCTTTTCAAGAACAAATAAGAATACAAGCTGATATAGCTATAAATGAAGCAGACGTTATTATATTTATGATCGATGGAACAAGCGACATAACTAATGATGATTTAATGATAATAAGCAAACTTAAAAAAACAAATAAACCTATTGTTATAGCTGCAAATAAACTTGAAAAAAATATGAATGAATTTGATTTTTCTCTCTATAAATTAGGAATAGATAAAATTTTTTCAATTTCTGCTCAACATGGACAAGGAATAGGCGATTTGCTTGATGAATGTTTGAAATTTTTAATTTTTGACAACAAACAAGTTTCTAATAATTTTAAATTATCTATTATTGGTAGGCCAAATGCTGGTAAAAGTTCACTACTTAATAAATTAGCAAACGAAAATAGATCAATAGTTTCTAACATCCCTGGAACAACAAGAGATAGCGTTAAAAGTATAATTACTTTAAATAATGAATATTTTGAAATTATTGATACTGCTGGTATTACAAGAAAAAGTAAAATAGAAGATAATGTTGAAAAATATGCTTTGATGAGAGCATTAAATTCTTTAGAAGAATCCAATTTATCTATAATAATGTTAGATTCTACCAAAGAAATTTCTCATTTTGACTCTACTATTATTGGCGAAGCTCTTGAAAATAATAAACCAATTATTATTGCTATTAATAAATGAGACTTAATTGAAAAAGATTCAAAAACAATGCAAAACTATGAAAAAAACATTCGAAATAAATTTCATTTTGTTCCTTGAGTGCCTATTGTTTTTATTTCAGCAAAAACTAATTTAAGAATGCAAACTTTAATTGAAACAATCATAAAAGTTAAAAATAATTTAATTAGAGATATAAAACCTTCTATATTATCAAGTTTTATTAGAGAAACACAAATTATTCAACCTGCTCCTCCTTATAATGGCGGAAGATTAAATATTTACTTAGTAAAAAAAATTAAAGCTCCTATCCCTACTTTTATTTTTTTTGTAAATAATAAAAAATATTTGCACTTTAGTTATCAAAGACACTTAGAAAACGAAATAAGAAAAGTATTAGACTTTGCGGGTTGTCCTCTCAAATTAATTTTTAAAAATAAAAATGGTTTAGAATAACAAAAATAACCTTTTTTCGTAAAGAACTTAGGTTATTTTTATTACTTCACTTTTTTCTAAAAATGAAGTAAATAATTTTTTAAAAATTAGATTATTTTTCTCAATATTATCATTTCAAAATGTAAATAAATCTTTAGTACTTACGTCTGTAGAAATGATAGTTATTTTTTTATTTTTCTCACGCTCTCTTAGAACAAAAAATAAATTATCATTTATAAAATAATTTTTAGGTTTTATACTAGCGATATCATCTAAAACTAATATTTCAACTTCAATTAACTTATTCAATAAATTTAAACTAGATATTTTTTCTGAAACTAAATAATTAATAAATTTTTGTAATTCATCACACTTTAAGTATGCAACAGTTTTATTTTCACTTATAAAATTATTTGCTATTGCTTGAACGAAATAACTTACATCTTTTATATTGCTAGAATACAATATAAAATTATTTTTAAGTTCGATATCGCTTTTATTATTGACAAAAAATAAATTCATTTTATCTAAAATGACATTTTTAGTAGCATTTGTAATTTTGGTATGAGAAATAACATTTTTTAATGATTTAGAAAAATCTAGATTAGAAATATCAGAACAAAATAAATTTAGTGATTTTAGATAAAGATTAACAAATTCTTTATTTGATCTAATTTTTTTTCTAAAAACTAATTCACCGTTTTTTTTACGAGTAATTTTAAATTTATATGGAAAATTGGCAGAATTTTTTAGAGATTCAATTAATTCTATAAAATCATCTCCGTATTCTAATATTTCATCATCTTCTATTTTTAACTGTTTAAATAAATCTAATTTCAACAAATCTGGATGATTTTTTATATTTGAAACAAATTTTTGCTTTATGTCGCCGCTTAAAATTTCTTCTATATTTTTACTAAAAAGTGAATATTCTTGAACTTTCATTTTCTAATAATGCTGAATATCTTTCTTATTGTTAATTTGATTTGTATAAGCGGCTTTTCATAAAGTTTTTTTGATAAAAGTTTTTCCCATTGTGTCCACGTATATTTGATCTAAAAATTGTTCAGCTTTTTCAAAATTATTTATTTTGGAATTATATATTTTATCTAAAGTATCATTAAAAATATCACAGTCAATTTTCAAATACATATCAGATAAATAATATAACGTTAAATTAATAATAGGATTAATTAAACCTAATTCCTTATATTTATTAAAAATGTTGATAAAAAAATAAGTAGGTTTAATATTAGTCAAATGATAATAGTATGTTGCGGGAGTTTCTTTTAAAGTTGCTTCATAAAGATTATTTATTAAAACATTATCATCTATATTCTTACTAACAACTAATTCTTCATAAAAATTATTCATTTCTTCTTCGCTTGTATTTTCATCATTAAAAACATCTTCAAAACTAGCAGAAATATCGCTTAATTCTCCTGTGTCAATTATGTTTTTGGTTTTATTTATCAGTTTATTAAACATATTATTACCAATTTTTTTTACCAATTGTTTACACAAGTCTTTGTTCTTAGAAAATTGGATAGAATTAAGTGGTTTTTCCAATTCAAAAACAGTAATTTGACGAAAGTTATCTTGATAAGTAGATAATAATGAAAGGGATTCCAAGCATCTTCTTGCTTTATTGAGATTTTCTAATTTTATGTTCAATAGAAAAACTAAATTATTGAAATCAAAATAAAAATCATCCTTATTTGTTTCTATGCTGACATCCCTTAAATGTTCATAAAGCAAAATTGCATCAGAAGATAAAAGAGGAGAATAAAATTTACGAAGATTTTTTAAATCATCACCAGAAATAGAATTAATATATTGAATTTTAAAATTAGAATATGTTAATCTTTTATCCATAACTTAATCTCCTTATCTTAATCAAATGGCACAATTAATTTGCTATTTGTAATGATTTTATAAAAGCGAAAATATCTGAATTATTTTTTTAGCATAAACCTAACTTAATAAAGTATTATCTACAAAGATATAAACAAAATTATTTTCAACTAAAATGGTTAAAATATTGATTTTTCATCTTTAAAAATATAAATTTTTCTCTTTTTTTATTTTTATCCACTAAAAAAAGAAATGGAAAAATATAAAAAAAATGGATTGCTCCATTATTCATAAAAATAAAAAATTATTTTATTTTTTCATATGCCAAAGAAGCCATTTTAGAATAGGCTCTTATTAGCCCGCTAGCTCCTAATTGAATACCTCCAAAATATCTAACAACAAAAACAACTATATTAATTGTCTTTTTGAATTGCAAAACATTAAGAATTGGTTTTCCCGCAGTATTTTTAGGTTCATTATCATCATTAAATCCAGCATAAATAACATTATTGTCATTAAAAACATAGGCATAACAAATATGAGTTGGTTTTTTAAATAAAATAGTTACTTCTCTAATTTTTTCATGTAATTGATTTTTATTAGAAATCAAATATGCTTTTGAATAAAACTTGGATTTTTTTATTTCTTGATATTCTCAATTTTCATATCTCATAATGAATGTTGTATTAATTTTGATAAAAAAATGGGGCGAATGACGGGATTCGAACCCGCGAGTGACGGGACCACAACCCGCTGTGTTAAACCACTTCACCACATTCGCCACATTGTCTGCTAAATAGCCCTAATATTATATATTAGTTTTTATATTTAAATATAAAATTAATAATTATGAATATAGCTAATAAATATGATGCAATTGTAGTTGGGGGAGGCCATGCTGGTCTAGAAGCAGCTTTTGCTTTATCTAGAAAAGGTCATAAAACATTGCTGATTTCATTAGACAAAAATCGTTTAGGAATGATGCCGTGTAATCCATCAATAGGGGGTCCTGCTAAAGGAATTATAACTAAGGAAATCGATGCACTAGGAGGAATGCAAGGTTATTGAGCAGATTTATCTATGATACAGTTAAAAGTACTCAATCAATCTAAAGGCCCTGCCGTGAGAGCATTGAGAGCCCAAATAGATAAAGAAAAATATAGTAATATTGCCTTAGAATACGTTTTAAAACAATCAAATTTAACTTTATTAGAAAGTACAGTAAGCGAAATTATCGTTGATAAAAATAATTATTTCTTAGGTGTTAAATTGGAAAATAATGAAATTATCAATGCTAATGTAGGAGTAATAACAACTGGCACATATATGGATTCGAGAATTCTAAGAGGAAATGATATTACTATTAGTGGTCCGGATAATCAAAAAACAACTTCAAAACTTAGCGAATCATTAAAAAATTGTGGATTTATTTTACAAAGATTAAAAACAGGTACTCCCCCTAGAATATATTCTGATTCAATTGATTATTCGAAAGTTCAAGCAGAAATACTTAATGACATTAATTTGAGCTTCTCGAATAGATCAAATGTTAAAATGCCTAAACAAATTGCATGTTATTTGACCTATACTACTCCTCTTACTCATAAAATTATTCAAGAAAATTTAACAAAAAGCGCTATGTATTCTGGCTTAATAGAAGGAATAGGCCCAAGATATTGCCCTTCTATAGAAGATAAGATTGTAAAATTTTCTGAAAAAGAAAGACATCAAATTTTTTTTGAACCAGAAACAGCTGATGAAACAATTACTTATGTTAATGGATTGTCAACTTCTATGCCTATTGATGTGCAAAAAAAAATAATTGAGTCAATTCCGGGATTAGAAAATGCTAGAGTACAAAAGTGAGCATATGCTATAGAATACGATGCTATAGATCCATTGCAACTTTATCCTTCTTTAGAAACCAAAGTTGTTAAAAATCTTTTTACTGCTGGACAAATTAATGGAACAAGTGGTTATGAAGAGGCTGCAGGGCAAGGTATTATAGCAGGAATCAATGCTGGACAAAAGTTAGAAAATAAAGATCCTATTATAATTTTGAGAAATGACGGTTATATAGGTGTTTTGATAGATGATTTAGTCACTAAGGGAACAAAAGAACCATATAGAATGTTAACTAGTAGGGCTGAATATAGATTGCTTCTAAGAAACGATAATGCAGATATTAGATTGGCAAAATATGCTTTAAAAGCAAACATGATTTCTAAAGAAGAACATGACAAAATAATAGAGAAATATGAATTAATAAACAAAAAAATTGAAGAATTAAGCAAAACACATTTATCTAGTAAAAGTGAAATAGCAAAAAAATACAATATACTTAATGGTCCAACTTTATTAAAAGTCATAGCAAGACCTGATGTTGATCCTTTTGAACTAATAACTGATTTCCCTTATATTGAAGAATTAGTTATATCAGTTAGATTATTTGGATATATTGAAAAACAAAAAAATGATGCAAATAAATCAATAAAATTAGAAAATTACAAGATACCAAATAATATTGATTACGACAAAATAATAAATATTGCTACTGAAGCTAAACAAAAATTAAATAAAATTAGACCTTTAACAATTGGACAAGCAAGTAGAATAAGTGGAATTAATCCTTCTGATATTCAAATGCTTCTTTTTTATCTAGAAATAACAAGAAAAAAAGATGAAAAAAATTAGAATAATATCTGTTGGTTCATTAAGTCCTTTATTCAGGCAGTTGTATAAAGAGTACGAAAATAGCGTTAAAAAATTTTGTTTATTGGAAACTGTAGAAATAAAAGAATTTAGTCAAATTAAAAATATTCAAGAAAAAAAGCAAAAAGAAACAGAAAAAATTAAATCGTTTTTAACAAGCAATGAAAAGGTAATAATTTTGTCCTTAAAAGGAAAACAAATTAACTCAGAAAAATTTTCTCAAATAATAAATTCAATTGAACAAATAACTTTTATAATTGGTGGATCAGATGGTATTGATGAAGATTTATTTGATGATAAAAATAAAATTTCTTTTTCTCAAATGACTTTTCCTCATCAATTATTCAAAATAATGTTAACGGAGCAAATTTATAGAGCTTTTATGATAATAAAAAATAAAAAGTATCATAAATAACATATATAATTAAGTAGAATTTATTTTGCTGTTTTTGCCCATAATTAAGGAGAAAAATGTCAAACAAAAATATAGTACTAAACGAAAAAAACGCGGAAATTATAAGAAAACTTACAATTCCTCAAAATGAATGACAAAATTTATTGAAAAATAAAAAACAGGAGATTGCTTCAAAAATAAAAATTAATGGATATCGCCCTGGAAAAGCTCCAAAAAATGTTATTGATCAACATATAAATATGGGTGAAGTTTTTAATAGAGCTGTTAATGAATTTGTTTCAAAAAAATATACCGAAATATATGAGGAGATTAAGAAAGA encodes the following:
- the der gene encoding ribosome biogenesis GTPase Der, whose product is MAKNTIAIIGKPNVGKSTLFNRLIGKKISIIYDRPGITRDRLYEKFTWNGKEIRLIDTGGIEIENKPFQEQIRIQADIAINEADVIIFMIDGTSDITNDDLMIISKLKKTNKPIVIAANKLEKNMNEFDFSLYKLGIDKIFSISAQHGQGIGDLLDECLKFLIFDNKQVSNNFKLSIIGRPNAGKSSLLNKLANENRSIVSNIPGTTRDSVKSIITLNNEYFEIIDTAGITRKSKIEDNVEKYALMRALNSLEESNLSIIMLDSTKEISHFDSTIIGEALENNKPIIIAINKWDLIEKDSKTMQNYEKNIRNKFHFVPWVPIVFISAKTNLRMQTLIETIIKVKNNLIRDIKPSILSSFIRETQIIQPAPPYNGGRLNIYLVKKIKAPIPTFIFFVNNKKYLHFSYQRHLENEIRKVLDFAGCPLKLIFKNKNGLE
- the mnmG gene encoding tRNA uridine-5-carboxymethylaminomethyl(34) synthesis enzyme MnmG, with protein sequence MNIANKYDAIVVGGGHAGLEAAFALSRKGHKTLLISLDKNRLGMMPCNPSIGGPAKGIITKEIDALGGMQGYWADLSMIQLKVLNQSKGPAVRALRAQIDKEKYSNIALEYVLKQSNLTLLESTVSEIIVDKNNYFLGVKLENNEIINANVGVITTGTYMDSRILRGNDITISGPDNQKTTSKLSESLKNCGFILQRLKTGTPPRIYSDSIDYSKVQAEILNDINLSFSNRSNVKMPKQIACYLTYTTPLTHKIIQENLTKSAMYSGLIEGIGPRYCPSIEDKIVKFSEKERHQIFFEPETADETITYVNGLSTSMPIDVQKKIIESIPGLENARVQKWAYAIEYDAIDPLQLYPSLETKVVKNLFTAGQINGTSGYEEAAGQGIIAGINAGQKLENKDPIIILRNDGYIGVLIDDLVTKGTKEPYRMLTSRAEYRLLLRNDNADIRLAKYALKANMISKEEHDKIIEKYELINKKIEELSKTHLSSKSEIAKKYNILNGPTLLKVIARPDVDPFELITDFPYIEELVISVRLFGYIEKQKNDANKSIKLENYKIPNNIDYDKIINIATEAKQKLNKIRPLTIGQASRISGINPSDIQMLLFYLEITRKKDEKN
- a CDS encoding 23S rRNA (pseudouridine(1915)-N(3))-methyltransferase RlmH: MKKIRIISVGSLSPLFRQLYKEYENSVKKFCLLETVEIKEFSQIKNIQEKKQKETEKIKSFLTSNEKVIILSLKGKQINSEKFSQIINSIEQITFIIGGSDGIDEDLFDDKNKISFSQMTFPHQLFKIMLTEQIYRAFMIIKNKKYHK
- the cmk gene encoding (d)CMP kinase, giving the protein MSRINIAIDGPSGAGKSTVSNELAKRLGYIFVNTGSFYRAVAFYLLNLNIDLNNQELVKQHLHDLANKHSITIDNKEHIYLNGQNITNEIRADQISKASSKIATYPFIREYVVNAIQSITKTSKGYIMDGRDTTFRIMPFAEVKIFLTASSEERTKRRIKQNEELGYITDYNTVLSEIKARDFQDTHRLVDPLHKVEDAIEIDCTNMTFEEVVQSIIEIVNQKVLNG
- a CDS encoding ATP-binding protein; the encoded protein is MKVQEYSLFSKNIEEILSGDIKQKFVSNIKNHPDLLKLDLFKQLKIEDDEILEYGDDFIELIESLKNSANFPYKFKITRKKNGELVFRKKIRSNKEFVNLYLKSLNLFCSDISNLDFSKSLKNVISHTKITNATKNVILDKMNLFFVNNKSDIELKNNFILYSSNIKDVSYFVQAIANNFISENKTVAYLKCDELQKFINYLVSEKISSLNLLNKLIEVEILVLDDIASIKPKNYFINDNLFFVLREREKNKKITIISTDVSTKDLFTFWNDNIEKNNLIFKKLFTSFLEKSEVIKIT
- a CDS encoding IMPACT family protein; the protein is MRYENWEYQEIKKSKFYSKAYLISNKNQLHEKIREVTILFKKPTHICYAYVFNDNNVIYAGFNDDNEPKNTAGKPILNVLQFKKTINIVVFVVRYFGGIQLGASGLIRAYSKMASLAYEKIK
- a CDS encoding replication initiation and membrane attachment family protein → MDKRLTYSNFKIQYINSISGDDLKNLRKFYSPLLSSDAILLYEHLRDVSIETNKDDFYFDFNNLVFLLNIKLENLNKARRCLESLSLLSTYQDNFRQITVFELEKPLNSIQFSKNKDLCKQLVKKIGNNMFNKLINKTKNIIDTGELSDISASFEDVFNDENTSEEEMNNFYEELVVSKNIDDNVLINNLYEATLKETPATYYYHLTNIKPTYFFINIFNKYKELGLINPIINLTLYYLSDMYLKIDCDIFNDTLDKIYNSKINNFEKAEQFLDQIYVDTMGKTFIKKTLWKAAYTNQINNKKDIQHY
- a CDS encoding DnaJ C-terminal domain-containing protein, which gives rise to MSKKDYYAVLGVSKNATQKEIKEAYRKLAMQYHPDKLKDGTSDKKMQELNAAYEVLSDPQKRENYDRFGDENGAQGFNFSNFQETDFGGMFKDIFSQFTGGFASRRNRQTGPLKGENIHVSMEISFIDAVLGKEVPYEFEKWVLCDLCNGSGAKNSSDVVTCSTCNGNGFTQKIQRSFFGEQIIQSVCQTCSGKGKIIKEKCPKCHGHVYNKVNKKVTLLIKPGTVNGDELKLDGYGEKGINGGPVGDMFIQLKVKNHEFYHRDKLNIVAEMDVSFIDILCEKNIKVPSPYGPIDLKLKNSYKDGQKIILKNKGIKRSNSVGDYIIHLNIIIPDLSGRDLKNLNQFLEDVKDNSNEQFIKKIEKIK